The Nicotiana tabacum cultivar K326 chromosome 1, ASM71507v2, whole genome shotgun sequence genome segment ccttgataacaaacatcacaagaaaattcgtcatttgtaagaatcttcaagttctttaatggatgcccactcgaattttcagtaattcgtctcatcattattgatctgggatggcccaaacggccatgccaaagcacaaaagtatttgaatccgtaaacttctggtttacgatagagtgtgcttcaattttactaatttttgaatagtataagccagaagataaagttggtaacttttctacaatgcatttctggccagaaatattctttgtaatacaaagatattccctgttcatttcatctattgtctcaacatgatacctatttcggcggatatctataaaactcaacaagtttcttcgggacttggaggagaacaatgcattatctataataagttttgttcccttagacagaaatattatggctcttccagagccttcaatcaaacttatattaccagaaattgttgaaacatttgatttttccttatgcaaataagaaaagtatttctgatcgttgaatatggaatgagttgttccactatcaataacacaaatatctttatgatttgtctttgatccaaacataatttgagggttatccatattcttcaaaataacataaataaaatatattatagtaaacatcattatcaaagcatagcttttatttatgtacaacaattacataaccatactatctattacaaacaacaaaaattaaaatatttacatttctacagattcactaccgattacatgacttgtttctccttctgggagtgcaaagtaatcagctacatccaaatgcatgaagtctaaattatcttcagaaataaaatttgcttcagcatttttctctgtcttcttcagagaggcttgataaagctcaaccaggtgctttggcgtacgacaggtacgtgaccagtgcctttttcatccacatctatagcatgcattttctgcatttggcgcttgcaccgcttcatgcttttgttccttccttttccactgctggtggtgaggaggcttctttggtgcattattactactatgattggggtttcttccccgaccacggccatgaccacgactggggccacgacctcttccacgtttagcttggtggaagtttgTCTCATTCACTTCTGGGAATGGATAAGAAtcaataggtcggctttcatgatttttcattaatagcccattatgttgctctgctataagaagatgtgagataagttcagaatactttttaaatcccatctctcgatattgctgctgcaggagcatattcgaggcatgaaaagtggtgaaagttttctccaacatatcatgatcagtaatattatcaccacataatttcaattgggaaataattctgaacatagcagaattatactcactgatagatttaaaatcttgtagccttagatgagtccaatcataacgtgcctttGGAAGagcgaccatcttcaggtggtcatatctatctttcaaattattccacagtatgactggatctttaatagtgagatattccattttcaggccctcatcaaggtgatggcgtaggaatatcattgctttggcacggtcttggtttgatgcctgatttttatccttgatggtgtctgccagacccatcgcatcaagatgaatttcagcatcaagcacccaagacatgtagcttttgcccgatatatccagggctacaaattcaagtttagaaagatttgacattatttaggaaaagaaagttcttatctctaatactttcaaagtatttcctcgagatgtcagagtctcgtgctgataacgtgttataaaataaagactgtaaagtaaagacaagtatagagagaaactgttatattattcgaattcaaactgatgtacataatgaactgaaatctcttctatttatagaagaaagaaagctgttgtgtaagttgctactatacccgatatggataatcttctactgggagcaatgtttatccataacggagtactgaaaggataagcttattatacccgatatggataatcttctaccggggataatgtttattcataactgggtactgaaaggataaacttattatacctgatatggataatcttctaccgggggtgatATTTATCAATAACcaggtaccgaagtgataagcttcttcaggaagcttatttccaatagagtactaaatagataaacatatttacggtggagtcccatatggataagcttcttcaggaagcttatttacaacggagtactaaatgaacatccataatataatatatttataacaaatatgaaataatttacTACCAAGAACTTTTACTTAATTGAATAATATTAAAAAGCAACAACAATACATACCCCACATTATCTTGCAGGTAGGGTTTTGAAGGGGATAGTGTTACTGCAGAAGCTAAACCAAAATTTATGGATTCAGTTTTCTAATTATTTTAAGTTATTGTGTTCTAAATTAAcaatttgtatataattttttaagataaatacataatttagataaaagttactgggttcaaTATTCAAAGGGCCGCTCCGCTCCTGTATGTGGGTGTAAACCTTACCCTTACATTGGGCGATAGAGAGTCGGCTCAGAATAATATCAAGAAGCACATGAACAAATTTGTAGCTTTGGCGCGTAAAACTCTAAATTCATAGAATCCTATAGATTAATTATATATATCTCTAGGATGGAGGCATATTGAAATGTTGCATTGTGAGTAACCAAGTATATCGTCCAGTCACTACTCTTTTATCAGCTTAACATTGAATCTTATCCTCCGCACAAATCACAATTAGTAAAAATCTGTTTATATTCACGTTTAACTTCCTTAATTTTTTGTTATATTATCATTTCATGAAAACTGTATCCCGTTTCGCGAACAAGATATTTCCTTAGGTTGAATAAACGACAAGAAAAAGTAAAGATCAAACAGGACAGGTTTTATCCGTACGACTGTCGCTGCAACGCTCTGTTTGTAGTGTTTTCATTTTCGCGCTAATAGTAGTAAAACTTTTGACACTACATACGTATCTCTGGTTCTCTTCTAAAAAGTGACAATTCCCTTTTGGTAGTATGTTCTTTGCATTCCCACAAAAAATGGAATCCAGAAAACTCTCCTGATTGCCAGCCCATATTTGCATATGCTTCCACTTTACTCCAAAAATCTCTCAACACACTGAAGAAAATGTAAATTGCATTACATTTTTAATTTCCAATAACATAAAGAGCATTGCTCCTTCTATATTTACAAGGATAAACATTCGTTAATCGAAATGAAGACTTGCGACATTACAGATACTACTACTAGTAATTATTCATCAGAGATAATTGGAGCAAAAGATGGACAACCTTAAAAGAAGAGCAAAAAGCCAAAACAAAACGGAATAATCCATCTTCAATCTGCTACCTTTGTTTGTACATGGATCGAAGGTTTCCCAAAGTTTACTTCCATCAAATGGCTCCAGAATATTCCTTCCCCAAAAAACAACAAACAATCCAGTCCCACTACTAAAATCTTACTGCTATATATGTACATAGAATTATCTTCTGAATTTAGATGCTTCCAAAATGATAAGGGGTAATACTAGCAAAATACATCTTTTACCTTCTCCATTTCCGTAGTATTCACATGCAGgggaggaaaaaaaaaaagggacaGCCCCATAATTTCATAGATGATTTTAAGTATTTTCACTGGATCAGTTCAGAGATCCAACCAACATCCGGGTTCGTAGCTTCAGAAGGAATCGGGTCGGGTACCATCCCATCTAACGGATTCTCTTTACTCAATTTCTCAAACATTTTAGCCCTTAAATCCCTCCCTGATTCTACCCTTTCCATAACTGGTTCTTCCTCGCAAAGATCAAAGCAACAGACACCGGGTCGGTTGAAGGCCCGAGTTGGCGTTGAGGGTAAGCTACAAAAACCGGGTCGGTTTACGGGTATCCTTGGTGACCCGAGTACCGGAGATCCCATTTGTAAATTCCAGGAAGAGGGCATGGACTTCACCTTGTTCAGCTGCAATTGACGTAGTGACGCCACCATTTCGTTGATCGAGTAATTAGACCCTAGAGATCGACTCAGCGAGCTCACTGAGTTGGTCGTCTGAGTCATCGGCGGCGACTCACAAGGTGGCGAGCCTGACTCAGGAGACGTTATAAAATGCATATTTTTCCCCTCAAAACCGTACCTGGAAATGGAAGGAGAGCCATCGAACGAATCGGCACGCGGACTCAGTACTCGGATCTGTTCCGGTGAGTGAGCAAAGAAACAAACCCTTCTCTTACAATTGAGACCATCTTTACAAGGCTGCGTACGATAGCGAGCAGGGTGGAGCCAGCACTCAAATACGCCATGAGCGAACTCACAACCATCACCTTTCCTACAGTTCCCTTTACGGAACTCAGGGCATGCAGTGCCCGAATAGTGATACTTACGTGGGTCCCTCCGACGAGCTTTCTCGCCGGGATGTGCGTACGGACACTCTGTCCAATCGTGTGACTTCCCACGTGCGCACTTCCTCACCTTAAACTCGTACATACGGAACTGATCACAAGAGTATGCGTCTACCGGAAGGTCAATATCCTTACCTTCGCCGTATTCAAAGTCAAAATCACCAACGACGTCGTTGAATGGAAGGTAACGCTGGAGTGCCTTCAAACCGGTGTCGTTTTGTAGAAACATGGAATAGTCCTCACCAGAGGCGGCACTGAAGCTGGGGCTTGAAGTTGCATTGCCGCTTGGGCTTAAAGTTAGGTGCATGTTATCCGTCTGATTATCTCCGAACGACCATGGTGGAATATGGACCGTCGGATAAGGGTGGTTTCTCTCTCCGATCATCATCTTTCTATGTAAAGAAGAATGGGGGTTTCTGTTTGGACTATGGACTGCAGATGGTGATGTGCAGCAGTTGATATATAAACTGCTAGAtgagtttgggggggggggggttaaccTTGGTTGAGTTACATTTAACTGCGGTTAGGATAAAAAATAGGGAACTAGAGATTTCCACTGCGGTTAGATTAATGAGGATACCTAAACACACATGCAGGTGAATATCTTGACATGAGAATTGTATAGTGAAAGGACACGTGTAGTTTGGATAAGGgttttttaggacttgtttggaTTTTGTTTGATACTGTTGTATGGGTTTGATTGGGTTGTGATGAAATAAGGTAGGTTGAGGAATGTGGAGTGAATTTTTATTAAACTGACGCCCCTAGTGTTTCCAAGGCGGTGAAGCGTTACATACGCAAAAGAGGAGAAAAGATAGGGAGGGGTACATTGGCCAGAATGCCGGGAATTGCGTGACCAGATTAGACATTTTGgagttgaaaaataaataaaggattAGACATTTTCAGGGCCTTCTCAAATGATTTTTAGTAACTACATAAATGGTAACAAAAGATTAAACAAAAAATACTACTTTTTCTCATTTTATTATAGTTTAgttttaatgatttttttttcactttagTTTTAGTCTAAAGGgagtaaaatattttcttttataaactatataataaatatattttcactaACACTTAATAATATGATTTGTTGGGGCACTCTTAATACAAATACTCtttcttttataaaataaaaagacataAAATACATTTGAAACTCTGGTCAAAACAAACATTCTTTACAaatattgtattaaattatttttaattatttttaatagttCTTAAATAAAGATATTAACGTACATTGAGATGTAAGAAAACAAGATGTTAAATTTTAATGTTCagatttagaattttttttaataatcaaATATTCATTCAGAATTaggcattttattttaaaaacaatcaGTTGGTTCTTAATCACCTAGATTGGAGCAAGAATGCTAACTAACCATCATAAACCTCTTTCAACAAGTGGAATAAAAttcctgaaaagaaaaaaatagtggATAAATACTTCCATGTGTACTGGCCAAAATCTGATCGTTACGACTGAGTTAACCGATATTCTGTCTAATTAACCGGGCAGTGAAAGTTAATAGAGCTCACTCCATTTCTTCTCTCTCACATCCGACGAGTCGGTAAGAGTGGCGCCTAAAATCATGGCCAAGACACATTGGCGGCAAGAGGACGTCAAGTCAAGCAAAGGGTAAAGGTGCCTTGAATATATATAGCCAAGGAAAGCTTTCAATAGGGGGCCGCTCCTCCTACCTCCCTCTAACGAATGAAAAGCTCTCTTCGAGTATTCTGGAGACAGAAGAAATTGTAAACCTACTTCCTCATCGATTGATGAGGGAGACAACATTGAATCTGAATAAGATCATTTATATTTCTTTCATCCCATGTGTGATCCTTACTCTTAGCTTCTCaatttggaattaattatgtctgactaagatttaccccttcatctttgattgatttgatcaaaaatattttaatatcttttgagtcaaacaatttggcgctgtctgtggggatttcttagtgaaatttcctagTTTATCCCAGATCGAAGCCAAGAAACATAATGACCCACAAAAGAAGCGCGAATGAAAATCCAACCCACACGAGACACGAGAGCAGCGCAATAGGAGAAGGAGAGTCGAGCAGAATTACCAAGCTTAGACATCCTCGCCCCATCAACCATCGATATACCAAACAAGGCAAAAGGTGTTACCAACCTGTTCTCCCCCACCGGACCATCGGACGAGAGCGAGGAAAATATCATGCTCACCTACTTTTTGTCCAAGCAAGCACATAAGACTCGCACGGGTGAAGGCACAAAGAAACATATCAATTGAAGAACAAAAAATTACTTCAGCACAGCCGAAATACTTCCTGTCGGCGATATCTTCGGGCCGGATGGTAGGAGTCAGACAAGAAAACTATAATGCGTACACAACGCAAACCTAAGCGAAACGTCAACGTCTCATAATCACCGACACTGCACCTCCTGATGCAAGCAATATCAAATGGACTGGGACTCCCACGGGAGATGTCCGACTCTCCAAAAactcgaacgacgacaggctgttattttaataagttcgaaataacaccctttaaggccaaggtccttcgccaaaaaagaaaagggttcgacctcgatcgaatgacgacaagTTGTtgtttcaataagttcgaaataacaccctttaagaccaagggccttcgccaaaaatgaaaagggtttgacctcgatcgaacgacgatgtgctgttatttcgataagttagaaataacaccctttaatgtcAAGGGTCTTTGCCAAAAAAGgaaagggttcgacctcgatcgaacgacgatagactgctatttcgataagttggAAATAACATCctgtaaggccaagggccttcgccaaaaaagagaaggtttcgacctcgatcgaacgacgacgtactgttatttcgataagttctaaataacactctttaaagccaagggccttcgccaaaaaaggaatgggttcgacctcgatcgaatgacgatgggctgtaatttcgataagttcaaaataacatcatttaaggccaagggcctttgccaaaaaagaaaagggtttgacctcgatcgaacgatgacaggttgttatttcaataagttcgaaataataccctttaaggccaagggccttcgccaaaaaagaaaagggttcgacctcgatcgaacgatgacaggctgctatttcgataagtttgaaataacatcctgtaaggccaagggccttcgccaaaaaagagaagggttcgacctcgatcgaacgacgacatgctattatttcaataagttcgaaataacaccctttaaggccaagggcctttgccaaaaaaggaAAGGGTTCGACCTTGAACGAACGACGAtaagctgttatttcgataaggtcgaaataacgccctttaatgccaagggcctttgccaaaaaagaaaagggttcgacctcgatcgaacgacgataggctattatttcaataagttcgaaataacaccctttaaggccaagggccttcgccaaaaaagaaaagggttcgacctcggtcgaacgatgacaggcttctatttcgataagttcgaaataacatcctgtaaggccaagggccttcgccaaaaaaaaaggagttcgacctcaatcgagcgcgaacgggctattatttcgataagttcgaaataacatcctttaaggccaaaggccttcgccaaaggGAGAAGACGTCGACCTCAATCGAAATACTCCGAAGGTCGAAGACCAttggaaggaaagaaaaaccGGGACTCGCTATATAGGAGTCTATCTTGCACCAAAGCCGTAAGCAGTTGAAATAAAGGTGAAGTACAAGACAAATaacgaagaaaaagaaaactctCCTTTATACAAAGTCACAGTGCAGGCTATAACCGCCTACATATGGCCCAAGCCAaccccaaaaaaaaaacgaaCGGACAACAATCGACAaacaattgaaaataaaaatagacaagGACAACGTTCTTCATTCGGCGTCATCACCGCCATCACCATCaccatcaccatcatcatcaccgtctccAAGAGGCTCTCCATTACCGTCATCCGCATCACCATTAGCTTCGGGTGTCGCCGCGTCTTACCCACAGTTGATGCGAGCCTCCCGTGCTTTCGCTCGCGCTTCTTCATAAGCAGCCTCAGCCACGGTACCCGCCTCCCACAAACTCTTATATATATCCCGCTGAGCTTTGGCATAAACCCAGAGTTCGTGCATATGGCAGGGGACGACAGCGGAGGAGGACTCAACCTGAGCCAACAATCGCTCATTTTCTGCCTCCAAAGCCACGACCCGGTCTCCTAGAATCGAGGCCTCTTGATAAATCACGTAGATGCGCTCCTCGAGCCTCGCCTCCCTGAGGCTAGCAGTCGCTCTATCCGACTCCTGTTCGGATTGGAGGACGCGGATGGTGTTCTCCAGGGCCCTCGTCCTCGCCAAAGCCTCGGACCAGGCACTCTCAATGCTCTCCAACCCAACGAATTTACTTTCCAGTGCAGTCAATTTTCTCATCCATTCCATGCTCATCGCCTCGACCTTGACCAAGTTCTGATCCATCTCCGACTACATTGACTTCAACCTACCCTGCATATGCTCATATTCTGCGGCGACCCCCTTACCCAACTCGAGCTCCTAGTCCTTAATTCGAAGTTGCTCCCCGAGTGCGCTCTTGCTGCAGATAGTTTGCATCAATTCTTGTTCCCTTTTTTCCAACTCCTCACCAAGAGCCCGATTACGGGGCTCCGCCCTCAGCCGCTCATGCATCTCGCGACACCTGTCGCGGTAGAGACAATACTTCTCCATTATCTTTAAGAAAATTTTACCCGGATGTTGGCCCTACGAGTGCTTTCCACTTCCACCATATATGTCTGGAAAACGTAAAGACGGGGTTAGACTAGTACTTCCGAGAAGGGCGAATGAAGAAAGCGAAAGTAAAATGCGATGTACCCTTAAGCCCATGGTGGCCACCTCGTCCATCAAATCAGCATCAGGAACAGACCGGAGGGACTCATTCATGGCCTCAGAGCATAACAGGCTAAATTGTGGCACCAGATCCTCCCCTTCCCCCAAGAGATTGACAACAGAAGGGATCTGAAGAATACGGCCCGAGCCCCTTGCATTAACCACCGAATGAGTAAGGCCCTCTTCAAACATCCTGACATCATTGGGATCTAGGTCTGACTCAGATTCATAGTCGTCAACCACCATGCCTTTTCCCCTTTCTGCTGCTGAAGGTGGAGCATGACCCACTACAGAAGATGAGGGCATATATGAAAACACGACGGCGGCCCCAGAAGTCTGATTCCAAGGCAGCGACAGGAGTCTCTGATTGCCAATCACGGACATCCACAATTCTGACGGTCTGCTTCGTCCCTATGGGGAAAGCCACAACAACGCCCTCTCCAGAGCTCGTTGGGGGAGAGTCGTCCAGATAAATTACTGTTGGGGCGCCGTCTCAAACTCCACCCTCCGTCTCTTTGACGACCCCTCCTCTTCTCCAGTAGATGGTGACTCACCTGTTGGGTGAACGACATCGGTCGGAACCTCATCTTGAGAAACGGCCCTCGCAAGAGTAACGAAGGCCGCAGACTCAACTGAAGAAACCCTCGACGAAGGTCGGGTAATGTGTACTGTAATTGGGTGAGTAGATGCAGCCGGCTGACAAAAAGCTAACTGAGGGGCCCTTGCCCTCCACACTCTCCCTGACAAAGACAAACGACACATAAGAGGCTAAACAAAAAAGATAAAGAATAGTAGACAAAGACGTCATCTCACTTGTAAGGGGCATGTGTCCAAACCTCTCATGAAAGGTCGACCATGTGCGAATCCCCACCGTATGGGGAAGTATGGCCTCTACCCATTCACGTATACGGGAAATATCTCAGCTGCAAAGACGTGATAAAGTTTAGTACCCATAGAAAATGATCAAGCACTTCAACGACTAAAAATacaaacttacgtgcaaagttccatttctcagggaatCCCATTGGGTCCGCCACAATATGCTCAGTCCGCACATAAAAGTAATTCTCATAGAAACAACGGTTGGTcctgtcgtccatcttcaccactagACCCCTCGACCCCCGAGGACGTATGTGAATCATCGAACCGCGAATAAGTTGAGGAGCAAAGATGCTGAGCATATGGTCCAAAGTGACCTCGCGACCGGTGAGTTCAGCATACTTGAGCAGCATAAGAAATACCTTGTATAAATATGGTGAAAATTGGGCGGGTCACACTTCGTAGAAACGGCAAAAATCCACCACCAATAGGGGAAGAGGAAATGTGTACCCTACAATGAAGTGGTAGGCATAGAACACACAGTACTCGGGGCGGTCGAAATGAACTATGTCTTTTCCCACTGCCAGCCGCATATCAACATAACCAGGGATCCCCTACCTTTCTTTCAACTCTGAAATATCCCTCCCCCTCAGAACAGAGTGAATAGGTTCCAGTTCGACCTCGGCGGGAGTAGTGAAGTTAGTCGGCTCTCTCCCAGGGCGGGGTAAGATCTCAATCACTGATGGGACCTCCTCATCCTCCACCACATCTGCCCCTCCGGCGATCTGAGCAGCACTTTCCAGTACCAGATCAACAGCAGGAAGATTGTCACGAGAAGAATCACcagccattcttgtcagaaaatATGCCAaagaaataattgaaagaaaagaTGAAAGTTTTCAGTAAACAAGGGGGGACGTAGAAATTTGAGGTACCATAAAGAAAGTATATCAGCAGGATTCTTCCAAGTGAAAGATAAAGAAGTGTGTCAATCGAATGACAAGCTTcctctatttatatgggacataaATCCCCCCAGCACGAAACCCAAGAGTCGACAATCGAATCTGATAGGGCACGAAACGTTTCAGTATCCCAAAaacgtgtgtcataatggcgATAACCATGAAACAATGTTTCAATACCCAACGACATTTCGCTTCCGAAACCGCCGCAACGGTCTAGGGGGATCAACAGAACGTCGCCACTCTGCTAAAAACCCACAAAATGTGACTAAGGAATGGAGAGTCATAAGTCATATTTCTCTCGAATTCGTCACGATCATGATCCGTCTGCTGAGCCCGACATAGGATGACCCCGATAAATGGAAGGACTAACTGTATTGGCTAAAATCTAACTGTCACAACCGAGTTGACTGACGCCCTGTCTAATTAACCGGGCAGTGAAAGTTAATAGAGCCTACTCCATTTCTCCTCTCTGACATCCGACGAGTCGGTAAGAGTGGCGCCTAAAATCATGGCCAAGACACATTGGCGGCAAGAGGACGTCAAGTCAAGCAAAGGGCAAAGGTGCCTTGATTATATATAGCCAAGGAAAGCCTTCAACAGGGGGCTGCTCCTCCTACCTCCCTCTAAAGAATGAAAAGCTCTCTTCAAGCATTCTAGAGACAGAAGAAATGGCCTCTAGAAAAATATGTAAACCTACTTCCTCATCGATTGATGAGGGAGACAACATTGAATCCGAATAAGATCATTTATATTTCTTTCATCCCATGTGCGATCCTTACTCTTAGCTTCTCGATCTGGAATTAGTTAtgtctgactaagatttaccccttcatctttgattgatttgatcaaaaaggttttaatattattttttgagtCAAACACCATGCATGTCAAAAGAAATCCAAGAAATCAGAGTGAAAAGAATTAGTGGTTAAGCATTGTTTATTTGTTCTTAActaaattgagaaaaataaaccAAACCTATGAAGTCGTTCTAAAGTTGCACCTTGCATTTCCCCAATACACTGTAATCTACTATAATGATTGCCACACCGGTTTTGTTCCCAGTCCCCTAGTTAGAGTTAGGGGTCGTTTTGCTTAAAAATAATAAGTTATGCAAAAATTAATAAAGTGAGATTGTCTATGCAATAATTAATACTTAAAGAATTATTATGCCATAACTAATAATGAATGCATTATTATACAACAACAACCATCCAGTGCAATCCCACAAATGGGGTATGAGGAGGTTAAGGATGAACGCAACCTTACTCCTATCCTAGAAGGGCAAAAAaactatttccgatagacccttagCTAAAGAA includes the following:
- the LOC107771910 gene encoding zinc finger CCCH domain-containing protein 20-like, which codes for MMIGERNHPYPTVHIPPWSFGDNQTDNMHLTLSPSGNATSSPSFSAASGEDYSMFLQNDTGLKALQRYLPFNDVVGDFDFEYGEGKDIDLPVDAYSCDQFRMYEFKVRKCARGKSHDWTECPYAHPGEKARRRDPRKYHYSGTACPEFRKGNCRKGDGCEFAHGVFECWLHPARYRTQPCKDGLNCKRRVCFFAHSPEQIRVLSPRADSFDGSPSISRYGFEGKNMHFITSPESGSPPCESPPMTQTTNSVSSLSRSLGSNYSINEMVASLRQLQLNKVKSMPSSWNLQMGSPVLGSPRIPVNRPGFCSLPSTPTRAFNRPGVCCFDLCEEEPVMERVESGRDLRAKMFEKLSKENPLDGMVPDPIPSEATNPDVGWISELIQ